From Lysinibacillus sp. SGAir0095, the proteins below share one genomic window:
- a CDS encoding cupin domain-containing protein, which produces MYYPYMYIHQTPYYGMPMYYYGMMYPNYTNMVEPTNHYNSYFASNGNAGRMLIDQGPNPFVININTAAKQNNTYRTALWTGQHLQVTLMSLNPGEDIGLEMHPDVDQFLRIEQGQGITQMGRRRDNLSYRRNVEDDSAIFIPAGTWHNLTNIGNIPLRLYSIYAPPNHPSGTVHPTKEDAMAAEEETGHYNANPVKLGNIPGEWV; this is translated from the coding sequence ATGTATTATCCTTATATGTATATACATCAAACTCCATATTATGGTATGCCGATGTATTATTATGGAATGATGTATCCAAATTATACTAATATGGTTGAACCTACAAATCATTATAACTCTTACTTTGCTTCTAATGGGAATGCAGGAAGAATGCTAATAGATCAAGGGCCTAACCCATTCGTCATTAATATTAATACAGCTGCGAAACAAAATAATACGTACCGTACGGCTTTATGGACGGGGCAACATTTACAAGTCACTTTAATGAGTCTAAATCCTGGAGAAGACATCGGATTGGAAATGCATCCAGATGTGGATCAATTCTTACGTATTGAACAGGGGCAGGGTATAACTCAAATGGGTAGAAGAAGGGATAATTTGAGCTATAGAAGAAATGTAGAAGATGACTCGGCAATCTTTATACCTGCTGGAACATGGCACAATTTAACAAATATAGGGAATATTCCATTAAGACTTTACTCTATTTATGCGCCACCTAACCATCCATCTGGTACTGTTCATCCTACAAAAGAAGACGCAATGGCTGCTGAAGAGGAAACTGGCCATTATAATGCAAATCCCGTTAAATTAGGTAATATTCCTGGTGAATGGGTATAG
- a CDS encoding metal-sensitive transcriptional regulator, which produces MNSYDDKVKNRVKRMEGQLRGILKMMDEGKDCKAVITQLSAVRSGVDRAIGLIVSQNLLECIQEADGDEQVLNESIQEAVNLFVKSR; this is translated from the coding sequence ATGAATTCATATGATGATAAAGTCAAAAATAGAGTGAAACGAATGGAAGGTCAACTTCGTGGAATATTGAAAATGATGGATGAAGGAAAAGATTGCAAAGCTGTCATCACTCAACTTTCGGCTGTTCGTTCAGGAGTAGATCGTGCAATAGGCTTAATCGTTAGCCAAAACTTACTTGAATGTATTCAAGAAGCAGACGGTGATGAACAAGTTTTAAATGAGTCAATTCAAGAAGCGGTGAATCTATTTGTAAAAAGTCGATAA
- a CDS encoding metal-sensitive transcriptional regulator, whose protein sequence is MNSYEVKIINRIKRIEGQLRGILKMMDEGKDCKAVVTQLSAVRSGVDHTIGVIVSQNLKECILEAKSNEAANDSVQEAMELLVKSR, encoded by the coding sequence GTGAATTCGTATGAGGTTAAAATTATAAATCGTATAAAACGAATTGAAGGTCAACTTCGAGGGATATTGAAAATGATGGACGAAGGAAAAGACTGCAAGGCCGTCGTCACTCAATTATCAGCTGTCCGTTCAGGTGTTGACCACACAATTGGTGTAATTGTAAGTCAAAACCTAAAAGAATGTATATTGGAAGCAAAAAGCAACGAAGCTGCCAATGATTCTGTACAAGAAGCAATGGAGTTATTAGTTAAAAGTCGTTAA
- a CDS encoding rhodanese-like domain-containing protein: protein MEIWLIIAIAIVFIIWRMLPAKGTKTISTEALKGTLNDKDKVFVDVRTPSEYKANNIRQFNNIPLGSDLSKLPKGKEIVVICQSGMRSGQACKQLKKLGYDNVTNVRGGMSAWRG, encoded by the coding sequence ATGGAAATTTGGTTGATTATTGCGATTGCAATTGTTTTTATCATTTGGCGTATGCTACCAGCTAAAGGAACAAAAACTATATCGACAGAAGCATTAAAAGGGACACTCAACGATAAAGATAAAGTATTTGTCGATGTACGAACACCTAGTGAATATAAGGCTAATAATATTCGTCAGTTTAATAATATTCCATTAGGATCAGATCTTTCAAAACTTCCGAAAGGTAAAGAAATTGTGGTCATTTGTCAAAGTGGGATGCGTAGCGGACAAGCTTGCAAACAATTAAAAAAATTAGGATATGATAATGTCACAAATGTTCGTGGTGGCATGAGTGCCTGGAGAGGCTAA
- a CDS encoding rhodanese-like domain-containing protein, whose amino-acid sequence MKEMTAKEVQQRIENGEMLNLIDVREVDEVQAGHIPGITNIPLGLLEFRSHELDKNKQYIMVCRSGGRSGQATQYLESHGFDVTNMTGGMLSWEGKVE is encoded by the coding sequence ATGAAAGAAATGACAGCAAAAGAGGTTCAACAACGCATAGAAAATGGTGAAATGCTAAATCTAATAGATGTGCGTGAAGTGGATGAAGTGCAGGCTGGCCATATTCCCGGCATTACGAATATTCCACTTGGATTACTTGAATTCCGTTCACATGAACTTGATAAAAATAAACAGTATATTATGGTTTGCCGTTCTGGCGGACGCAGTGGTCAAGCAACACAGTATTTAGAAAGTCACGGCTTTGATGTAACAAATATGACGGGTGGCATGCTTTCTTGGGAAGGGAAAGTTGAATAA
- a CDS encoding sulfurtransferase TusA family protein: MSIKADVNLDCKGLACPMPIVKTKKAMNDVKDGQILEVQATDKGSVADLKAWSEGVGHQYLGTKEEDGVLLHYIRKNGDDQESEKKFEQTITNEEVINRTANGGIILDVREEAEYAFGHIEGSKSIPMGELEDRLNELDKDQEIYVICRTGTRSDLASQKLAEKGFTKVYNVLPGMSSWNGDLSKKL, translated from the coding sequence ATGTCAATAAAAGCAGATGTAAACTTAGATTGTAAAGGACTTGCATGTCCAATGCCGATTGTTAAAACGAAAAAGGCAATGAATGATGTGAAGGATGGTCAAATCTTAGAAGTACAAGCGACAGACAAAGGTTCTGTTGCGGACCTAAAAGCGTGGTCAGAAGGTGTCGGTCACCAGTATCTTGGTACGAAAGAAGAGGATGGTGTATTACTGCATTACATCCGTAAAAATGGAGATGACCAGGAATCAGAAAAGAAATTTGAACAAACGATTACCAATGAAGAAGTAATCAATCGTACTGCTAACGGCGGTATTATTCTAGATGTTCGTGAAGAAGCTGAATATGCATTTGGTCATATCGAAGGTTCAAAATCAATTCCAATGGGCGAATTAGAAGATCGCTTAAATGAGTTAGATAAAGACCAAGAAATTTATGTGATTTGTCGTACAGGAACACGCAGTGATTTAGCGTCACAAAAATTAGCTGAAAAAGGTTTTACAAAAGTATATAACGTCTTACCAGGAATGAGTTCTTGGAACGGCGATTTATCAAAAAAACTTTAA
- a CDS encoding DsrE/DsrF/DrsH-like family protein codes for MSNKVAIIASNGGLFDAYKVFNIATAAAATEKEVAIFFTFEGLNLIHKQAMQQLPMPEGKEHFAEGFAKANVPSIPQLVEMAQEMGVKFIGCQMTMDVMNLTKEDFIDGIEVGGAVTFLEFAKDAAPTLTF; via the coding sequence ATGTCTAACAAAGTAGCAATTATTGCAAGTAACGGTGGGTTATTTGACGCTTATAAAGTTTTTAACATCGCAACGGCAGCTGCCGCAACAGAAAAAGAGGTAGCTATTTTCTTCACATTTGAAGGGCTTAACTTAATCCATAAACAAGCGATGCAACAACTACCGATGCCAGAAGGAAAAGAACATTTTGCTGAAGGATTTGCAAAAGCAAACGTACCGAGCATTCCGCAATTAGTTGAAATGGCGCAAGAAATGGGCGTAAAATTTATCGGTTGTCAAATGACAATGGATGTAATGAATTTAACAAAAGAAGACTTTATAGATGGTATTGAAGTAGGTGGAGCTGTAACATTCCTTGAATTTGCTAAAGATGCAGCACCAACTCTAACATTCTAA
- a CDS encoding MBL fold metallo-hydrolase has protein sequence MTVIKMTAAQVARKVIENKELFILDVRNKDAFEDWKIEGHSFDYLNIPYFDLLDGVDEILPKLPTDKDVLVVCAKEGSSLMVAEMVSEAGRDVFYLEGGMKSWSMYLEPIKVGDLTDGGELYQFVRLGKGCLSYMVISEGEAAIIDAVRFTDVFTNFAKEKSVVIKHVFDTHLHADHISGGRYIAEATNATYYLPPKDAEEVVFDYTPLEDGLTVNIGASQIEVGALYSPGHTIGSTSFIVDSKYLLTGDILFIDSIGRPDLAGLAEDWVGDLRETLYHRYRELAEDLIVLPAHFMIIEELNQDGTVAKRLGDLFTENHGLNIESEEEFRHTVTDNLPPQPNAYEQIRQVNMGKITPENDEQTEMEIGPNRCAVR, from the coding sequence ATGACAGTTATTAAAATGACAGCAGCGCAAGTAGCTCGTAAAGTGATAGAAAATAAAGAGTTATTTATCTTAGATGTACGTAACAAAGACGCATTTGAAGATTGGAAAATTGAAGGACACAGCTTTGATTATTTAAATATCCCATATTTTGATTTATTAGATGGAGTAGACGAAATCTTGCCGAAACTTCCAACAGACAAAGATGTATTAGTTGTTTGTGCAAAAGAAGGTTCCTCTCTTATGGTCGCTGAAATGGTATCAGAAGCCGGGCGTGATGTGTTCTACCTTGAAGGTGGAATGAAATCTTGGAGTATGTATCTAGAACCAATTAAAGTTGGTGATTTAACAGATGGTGGCGAATTGTATCAATTTGTTCGCCTTGGTAAAGGTTGTCTTTCTTATATGGTAATTTCGGAAGGGGAAGCAGCAATTATTGATGCTGTTCGTTTCACAGATGTTTTCACAAACTTTGCAAAAGAAAAAAGCGTAGTAATTAAACACGTATTTGATACACATTTACATGCCGATCACATCTCAGGTGGTCGTTATATCGCTGAAGCAACAAATGCAACTTACTACTTACCACCAAAAGATGCTGAAGAGGTCGTATTCGATTATACACCTCTTGAAGATGGCTTAACAGTAAATATCGGTGCATCTCAAATTGAAGTAGGCGCTCTTTACTCACCAGGTCATACAATTGGTTCGACATCATTCATTGTTGATAGCAAGTATTTATTAACAGGCGACATTTTATTCATCGATTCAATCGGTCGTCCAGACTTAGCAGGTCTTGCAGAGGACTGGGTAGGCGATCTTCGCGAAACTTTATATCATCGTTACCGTGAATTAGCAGAAGATTTAATCGTACTACCTGCTCACTTCATGATTATTGAAGAGTTAAATCAAGATGGGACTGTAGCAAAACGTTTAGGTGATTTATTTACAGAAAACCACGGTTTAAACATAGAAAGTGAAGAGGAATTCCGTCACACAGTAACAGATAACTTACCACCACAACCAAATGCCTATGAACAAATTCGTCAAGTAAACATGGGTAAAATTACGCCAGAGAATGACGAACAAACAGAAATGGAAATCGGTCCAAACCGTTGTGCAGTTCGCTAA
- a CDS encoding sulfurtransferase TusA family protein — protein sequence MDVTQVLDAKGLACPMPIVRTKKAMDTLESGQVLEVQATDKGALADLTAWSAAAGHTLLEHKEEADVLTFYIQKG from the coding sequence ATGGATGTAACTCAAGTTTTAGATGCAAAAGGATTAGCATGTCCAATGCCCATTGTACGAACAAAAAAAGCAATGGACACATTGGAATCAGGTCAAGTATTAGAAGTGCAAGCAACAGATAAAGGGGCGCTAGCCGACTTAACGGCTTGGTCGGCTGCAGCTGGCCATACTCTTTTAGAACATAAAGAGGAAGCGGATGTATTAACGTTCTATATTCAAAAAGGGTAA